From Macadamia integrifolia cultivar HAES 741 unplaced genomic scaffold, SCU_Mint_v3 scaffold_22A, whole genome shotgun sequence, a single genomic window includes:
- the LOC122071467 gene encoding protein NRT1/ PTR FAMILY 5.2-like yields the protein MAGETGRREFTQDGTVDLKGSPVLRSKRGGWTACSFVVVYEVFERMAYYGIASNLVLYLTRKLHQGTVTSSNNVTNWTGTIWMTPILGAYMADAHLGRYRTFVIASAIYLSGMCLLTLAVSLPALRPPPCNQIDVTKCKQGSKLQLGVFYSALYILAIGTGGTKPNISTIGADQFDIFDPKEKIHKLSFFNWWMFSIFFGTLFANTFLVYIQDNVGWTLGYGLPTIGLAISVLIFLAGTPFYRHRLPTGSPFTRMARVIVAAVRKWEISIPPDPKELYEFDLEEYASKGKFRIDSTNTLRFLNKASVRTGSNSPWMLCSVTQVEETKQILCMIPILLATFVPSTMVAQINTLFVKQGTTLDTSIGSFHIPPASLAAFVTISMLVCVVLYDRFFVKIMRRWTKNPRGITLLQRMGIGLILHIIIMLIASLTERRRLSVARQHGLVESAGTIPLSIFILLPQFALMGTADSFLEVAKIEFFYDQAPESMKSLGTSYAMTSLGVGNFLSSFLLSTVSHITKRSDGHKGWILNNLNASHLDYYYAFFTVLNILNFIFFLIVTKFYVYKVEISGPVEALREDQMSTYIVSRQEEPVV from the exons ATGGCTGGGGAAACAGGGCGTCGCGAGTTCACACAGGATGGAACTGTTGATCTCAAAGGAAGTCCCGTTCTTAGATCCAAGAGAGGTGGATGGACTGCTTGCTCCTTTGTTGttg TGTATGAAGTATTTGAGAGGATGGCCTACTACGGAATAGCATCAAATCTGGTGCTGTACTTAACAAGGAAGCTCCACCAGGGCACTGTTACCTCTTCCAACAATGTCACCAACTGGACCGGCACCATATGGATGACTCCGATCCTCGGCGCCTACATGGCTGATGCCCATCTCGGTCGCTATCGGACCTTTGTCATTGCTTCTGCCATTTATCTCTCG GGCATGTGTTTGCTAACACTAGCTGTTTCACTACCAGCACTAAGACCCcctccttgcaaccaaatagaTGTAACAAAATGCAAGCAGGGTTCAAAGTTACAATTGGGTGTATTCTACTCTGCACTATACATACTCGCGATTGGGACTGGTGGTACCAAGCCCAACATCTCAACCATCGGCGCTGACCAGTTCGACATTTTCGATCCGAAGGAGAAGATCCATAAGCTCTCCTTCTTCAATTGGTGGATGTTTAGCATCTTCTTTGGGACCCTCTTTGCCAACACTTTCCTAGTGTACATTCAAGACAATGTGGGCTGGACTCTTGGTTATGGGCTCCCAACAATTGGGTTGGCAATATCTGTGTTGATCTTTCTTGCTGGTACACCCTTTTACAGGCACAGACTGCCGACAGGAAGTCCCTTCACTAGAATGGCCAGGGTCATTGTGGCTGCAGTTAGGAAATGGGAAATATCTATCCCTCCTGACCCTAAAGAACTCTATGAGTTCGACTTGGAAGAATATGCATCTAAAGGGAAGTTTAGAATTGATTCTACAAATACCTTAAG GTTTCTCAACAAGGCCTCTGTAAGAACAGGTTCAAACTCCCCATGGATGCTATGCTCAGTTACCCAAGTGGAGGAGACAAAGCAAATCCTGTGTATGATCCCAATTTTATTAGCTACATTTGTTCCAAGCACAATGGTTGCTCAGATTAACACCCTTTTCGTCAAGCAAGGTACCACCCTGGACACTAGTATAGGGAGCTTCCATATACCCCCAGCCAGCTTAGCTGCATTTGTTACAATATCGATGCTTGTCTGCGTAGTATTATATGATCGGTTCTTCGTTAAAATTATGAGGAGGTGGACCAAGAATCCAAGGGGCATTACACTCCTCCAACGAATGGGGATTGGCTTGATTCTTCACATTATAATCATGCTAATTGCATCTCTAACTGAGAGGAGGAGGCTAAGTGTGGCCAGACAACATGGTCTGGTTGAAAGTGCAGGGACAATTCCTTTATCCATATtcattttactacctcaatttgCACTTATGGGAACTGCCGATTCATTTTTGGAGGTAGCGAAGATTGAATTCTTCTACGACCAGGCACCTGAAAGTATGAAGAGTTTGGGGACTTCTTATGCCATGACAAGTTTGGGGGTGGGCAACTTCCTTAGCAGTTTCCTTCTCTCAACTGTGTCTCACATCACCAAGAGATCAGATGGACACAAAGGATGGATTCTAAATAACCTCAATGCCTCTCATTTAGATTATTACTACGCATTCTTCACTGTACTAAACATAttaaatttcatcttctttctgaTCGTGACCAAGTTCTATGTATACAAAGTTGAGATCTCTGGACCAGTGGAAGCGCTCAGAGAAGATCAAATGTCAACATATATAGTCTCCAGGCAAGAGGAGCCAGTGGTTTAG
- the LOC122071466 gene encoding protein unc-13 homolog isoform X2: MGHQARRDSFIVSRFDDAEAELDWPFGKVEGVDREDLRETAYEIFFTACRSSPGFGGRNAINHYNTAAQESSEGGGGGGGVGTAPRANGGGLVGMSRIKRALGLKTIKRMSPRRAASSVGTASPSSPRGVNSPNISLSAPPPMRPRRPMTSAEIMRQQMRVSEQSDTRLRKTLMRTLVGQMGRRADTIIIPLELLRHLKPTEFNDSHEYQFWQKRQFKILEAGLLLYPSIPVERSNSFAKRLRDIIRASETKTIDTGKNSETLRTLCNCVVSIAWRSAKGSPNDACHWADGYPLNIHLYLSLLNCIFDHKDETLVLDEIDELLELIKKTWSTLGINKFIHNVCFTWVLFQQYVLTSQTEPDLLCASLAMLAEVSTDAKRPDRDTMYMKILSSVLMSMQGWAEKKLLDYHENFPKNVLGLMENVLPLALSTARILEEDVANLAAVAVPEKSILGGVDSTGNRVDYYIRSSLRNAFAKILENVNAKAAEVEVEASEALLDLAQGTEDLATKEKETFSPTLKRWHPIAAGVAAVSLHNCYGTVLKQYLTGVTVLTNETILVLHRAGKLEKVLVQMVVEDSVDCEDGGKAVVREMQPFEVESIISGLLKSWVDDRLKRGKESLRRAKETETWNPKSKTEPYAQSAVELMRLCKETVDEFFDIPIGISDDLLQDVSDGIELLFQDYANFVASCGSKQSYIPALPPLTRCNRGSKFHQFWRKAMPCKSGTEDLQQGGTTEGLHPRPSTSRGTQRLYIRLNTLHYLLAHLHSLDKTLSLVPHSNSMPRNGFSGNRRHFSTTSSSYLDLARSSIQTATQHVSEVAAFRLIFLDSKCVFYESLYVGDVVNARIRPALRTLKQNLTLLAAILTDRAQPLALKEVMRASFEAYLMVLLAGGSSRVFSRMDHDMIVEDFESLKRIFCTCGEGLVAENVVEKESETVEGVVALMGQSTEQLVEDFSIVACEASGLGVVTSGLKLPMPPTTGRWNRADPNTILRVLCHRNDSTANRFLKRTFQLAKRR; the protein is encoded by the exons atGGGCCACCAGGCCCGTCGTGACTCTTTCATCGTTTCGCGTTTTGATGATGCGGAGGCCGAGCTCGACTGGCCCTTTGGCAAGGTGGAAGGCGTCGACCGGGAAGACCTTAGGGAAACGGCCTACGAGATTTTCTTCACGGCGTGCCGGTCTTCACCGGGTTTTGGGGGAAGGAATGCGATAAATCACTACAACACGGCGGCACAAGAGAGCTCGGAGGgaggtggcggtggcggtggggTAGGGACAGCACCAAGGGCCAATGGGGGAGGCTTGGTGGGGATGAGTAGAATAAAGAGGGCTCTTGGGCTTAAGACGATAAAGCGGATGTCGCCTAGGAGAGCGGCGTCGTCTGTTGGGACGGCGAGCCCATCATCGCCGAGAGGGGTTAACTCTCCTAATATCTCATTATCGGCTCCACCACCTATGAGACCAAGACGGCCCATGACATCGGCGGAGATCATGAGGCAACAGATGAGGGTGTCCGAACAGAGCGATACTCGGCTAAGGAAGACGCTCATGAGGACCCTCGTCGGCCAG ATGGGTCGACGAGCAGATACGATAATTATCCCTCTTGAGCTTCTTCGCCATCTGAAGCCAACAGAATTCAATGACTCCCACGAGTACCAGTTTTGGCAGAAGAGACAGTTCAAGATCCTAGAAGCAGGTCTCCTCCTATATCCTTCCATCCCAGTAGAGAGATCCAATTCCTTCGCCAAGCGTCTCCGAGACATCATCCGAGCAAGCGAGACCAAAACCATCGACACCGGCAAGAATTCTGAGACACTACGAACCCTCTGCAATTGCGTGGTCTCAATAGCTTGGCGCAGTGCCAAAGGATCACCTAACGATGCTTGTCACTGGGCTGATGGATATCCCCTCAATATCCATCTCTACCTTTCTCTTCTCAACTGCATCTTCGACCACAAGGATGAAACCCTCGTCCTCGATGAAATTGATGAGTTACTGGAGCTCATCAAGAAGACTTGGTCCACCCTAGGAATCAATAAGTTCATCCACAATGTTTGCTTCACATGGGTTTTATTTCAACAATACGTTTTGACTTCACAAACTGAACCAGACTTATTATGTGCTTCTCTTGCTATGTTGGCTGAAGTATCCACCGATGCCAAGAGGCCTGATCGAGATACTATGTATATGAAGATTTTGTCATCTGTGTTGATGTCGATGCAAGGATGGGCAGAGAAGAAGCTGTTAGATTATCATGAAAATTTCCCCAAGAATGTACTGGGGTTGATGGAGAATGTTCTTCCTCTGGCACTGTCGACTGCTAGGATTTTGGAAGAAGATGTGGCAAATCTCGCTGCTGTGGCTGTGCCGGAGAAATCCATTCTAGGGGGTGTGGATTCGACAGGGAATCGGGTTGATTATTATATAAGATCGTCCTTGAGGAATGCATTCGCCAAG ATTTTGGAGAATGTGAATGCCAAAGCTGCTGAAGTGGAAGTAGAGGCAAGTGAAGCTCTCCTTGATCTGGCTCAGGGAACAGAAGATTTAGCAACAAAGGAGAAGGAGACCTTCAGTCCCACTCTCAAGAGGTGGCACCCCATTGCAGCTGGAGTTGCTGCAGTGAGCCTCCATAATTGCTATGGTACGGTGTTGAAGCAATACTTGACAGGGGTAACCGTGCTCACCAATGAGACAATTCTGGTGTTGCATAGAGCTGGAAAGCTAGAGAAGGTTCTGGTTCAAATGGTGGTTGAAGATTCTGTGGACTGTGAAGATGGAGGCAAAGCAGTTGTAAGGGAAATGCAGCCCTTTGAAGTTGAATCCATCATCTCAGGTCTCTTAAAAAGTTGGGTTGATGATAGGTTAAAGAGAGGGAAGGAGAGTCTTCGTAGAGCTAAAGAAACTGAG ACATGGAATCCCAAGTCCAAAACAGAGCCATACGCACAATCAGCAGTGGAGCTAATGAGGTTATGCAAGGAAACTGTGGATGAATTCTTTGATATCCCAATTGGAATTTCTGATGATCTTCTGCAAGATGTGTCCGATGGCATAGAACTTCTCTTCCAAGACTATGCTAACTTTGTTGCATCATGTG GGTCAAAGCAAAGCTATATTCCTGCACTTCCCCCTCTAACCAGATGCAATAGAGGCTCAAAATTTCACCAGTTTTGGAGGAAAGCAATGCCTTGCAAATCTGGAACAGAGGATTTGCAGCAAGGAGGAACCACTGAAGGTCTCCATCCACGGCCCTCCACAAGCCGTGGGACACAACGCCTCTACATTAGGCTCAACACTCTTCACTACCTCCTCGCTCACCTCCACTCCTTGGACAAGACCCTCTCCCTCGTCCCTCATTCAAACTCAATGCCCCGCAATGGCTTCTCTGGCAACCGCCGCCACTTTTCCACTACTAGCTCTTCATACTTGGACCTCGCCCGCTCCTCCATTCAAACGGCAACTCAACATGTCTCAGAGGTGGCAGCTTTCCGTCTCATCTTCCTTGATTCAAAATGTGTCTTCTACGAAAGCCTCTATGTGGGTGATGTTGTGAATGCTCGTATACGTCCTGCACTGCGCACACTCAAGCAGAATCTCACACTCTTAGCTGCAATCCTCACTGATCGGGCACAACCCTTGGCACTGAAAGAAGTGATGAGAGCATCTTTTGAGGCCTACCTCATGGTACTTCTCGCAGGGGGAAGTTCTCGGGTCTTCTCTAGGATGGATCATGATATGATTGTAGAGGATTTCGAGAGTCTCAAGCGTATATTTTGCACCTGCGGCGAGGGACTAGTGGCAGAAAATGTGGTGGAGAAGGAGTCAGAGACAGTGGAAGGAGTGGTGGCATTGATGGGTCAGTCAACAGAACAATTGGTGGAGGACTTCAGCATTGTGGCTTGTGAAGCAAGTGGGTTAGGGGTGGTGACTTCAGGGCTGAAGTTGCCAATGCCCCCAACTACAGGGAGGTGGAACAGAGCTGACCCAAATACGATCTTGAGGGTACTGTGCCATAGGAATGACAGCACGGCTAATAGATTCCTGAAGAGGACATTTCAATTGGCAAAGAGGAGATGA
- the LOC122071466 gene encoding protein unc-13 homolog isoform X1: MGHQARRDSFIVSRFDDAEAELDWPFGKVEGVDREDLRETAYEIFFTACRSSPGFGGRNAINHYNTAAQESSEGGGGGGGVGTAPRANGGGLVGMSRIKRALGLKTIKRMSPRRAASSVGTASPSSPRGVNSPNISLSAPPPMRPRRPMTSAEIMRQQMRVSEQSDTRLRKTLMRTLVGQVRDMGRRADTIIIPLELLRHLKPTEFNDSHEYQFWQKRQFKILEAGLLLYPSIPVERSNSFAKRLRDIIRASETKTIDTGKNSETLRTLCNCVVSIAWRSAKGSPNDACHWADGYPLNIHLYLSLLNCIFDHKDETLVLDEIDELLELIKKTWSTLGINKFIHNVCFTWVLFQQYVLTSQTEPDLLCASLAMLAEVSTDAKRPDRDTMYMKILSSVLMSMQGWAEKKLLDYHENFPKNVLGLMENVLPLALSTARILEEDVANLAAVAVPEKSILGGVDSTGNRVDYYIRSSLRNAFAKILENVNAKAAEVEVEASEALLDLAQGTEDLATKEKETFSPTLKRWHPIAAGVAAVSLHNCYGTVLKQYLTGVTVLTNETILVLHRAGKLEKVLVQMVVEDSVDCEDGGKAVVREMQPFEVESIISGLLKSWVDDRLKRGKESLRRAKETETWNPKSKTEPYAQSAVELMRLCKETVDEFFDIPIGISDDLLQDVSDGIELLFQDYANFVASCGSKQSYIPALPPLTRCNRGSKFHQFWRKAMPCKSGTEDLQQGGTTEGLHPRPSTSRGTQRLYIRLNTLHYLLAHLHSLDKTLSLVPHSNSMPRNGFSGNRRHFSTTSSSYLDLARSSIQTATQHVSEVAAFRLIFLDSKCVFYESLYVGDVVNARIRPALRTLKQNLTLLAAILTDRAQPLALKEVMRASFEAYLMVLLAGGSSRVFSRMDHDMIVEDFESLKRIFCTCGEGLVAENVVEKESETVEGVVALMGQSTEQLVEDFSIVACEASGLGVVTSGLKLPMPPTTGRWNRADPNTILRVLCHRNDSTANRFLKRTFQLAKRR, translated from the exons atGGGCCACCAGGCCCGTCGTGACTCTTTCATCGTTTCGCGTTTTGATGATGCGGAGGCCGAGCTCGACTGGCCCTTTGGCAAGGTGGAAGGCGTCGACCGGGAAGACCTTAGGGAAACGGCCTACGAGATTTTCTTCACGGCGTGCCGGTCTTCACCGGGTTTTGGGGGAAGGAATGCGATAAATCACTACAACACGGCGGCACAAGAGAGCTCGGAGGgaggtggcggtggcggtggggTAGGGACAGCACCAAGGGCCAATGGGGGAGGCTTGGTGGGGATGAGTAGAATAAAGAGGGCTCTTGGGCTTAAGACGATAAAGCGGATGTCGCCTAGGAGAGCGGCGTCGTCTGTTGGGACGGCGAGCCCATCATCGCCGAGAGGGGTTAACTCTCCTAATATCTCATTATCGGCTCCACCACCTATGAGACCAAGACGGCCCATGACATCGGCGGAGATCATGAGGCAACAGATGAGGGTGTCCGAACAGAGCGATACTCGGCTAAGGAAGACGCTCATGAGGACCCTCGTCGGCCAGGTACGTGAT ATGGGTCGACGAGCAGATACGATAATTATCCCTCTTGAGCTTCTTCGCCATCTGAAGCCAACAGAATTCAATGACTCCCACGAGTACCAGTTTTGGCAGAAGAGACAGTTCAAGATCCTAGAAGCAGGTCTCCTCCTATATCCTTCCATCCCAGTAGAGAGATCCAATTCCTTCGCCAAGCGTCTCCGAGACATCATCCGAGCAAGCGAGACCAAAACCATCGACACCGGCAAGAATTCTGAGACACTACGAACCCTCTGCAATTGCGTGGTCTCAATAGCTTGGCGCAGTGCCAAAGGATCACCTAACGATGCTTGTCACTGGGCTGATGGATATCCCCTCAATATCCATCTCTACCTTTCTCTTCTCAACTGCATCTTCGACCACAAGGATGAAACCCTCGTCCTCGATGAAATTGATGAGTTACTGGAGCTCATCAAGAAGACTTGGTCCACCCTAGGAATCAATAAGTTCATCCACAATGTTTGCTTCACATGGGTTTTATTTCAACAATACGTTTTGACTTCACAAACTGAACCAGACTTATTATGTGCTTCTCTTGCTATGTTGGCTGAAGTATCCACCGATGCCAAGAGGCCTGATCGAGATACTATGTATATGAAGATTTTGTCATCTGTGTTGATGTCGATGCAAGGATGGGCAGAGAAGAAGCTGTTAGATTATCATGAAAATTTCCCCAAGAATGTACTGGGGTTGATGGAGAATGTTCTTCCTCTGGCACTGTCGACTGCTAGGATTTTGGAAGAAGATGTGGCAAATCTCGCTGCTGTGGCTGTGCCGGAGAAATCCATTCTAGGGGGTGTGGATTCGACAGGGAATCGGGTTGATTATTATATAAGATCGTCCTTGAGGAATGCATTCGCCAAG ATTTTGGAGAATGTGAATGCCAAAGCTGCTGAAGTGGAAGTAGAGGCAAGTGAAGCTCTCCTTGATCTGGCTCAGGGAACAGAAGATTTAGCAACAAAGGAGAAGGAGACCTTCAGTCCCACTCTCAAGAGGTGGCACCCCATTGCAGCTGGAGTTGCTGCAGTGAGCCTCCATAATTGCTATGGTACGGTGTTGAAGCAATACTTGACAGGGGTAACCGTGCTCACCAATGAGACAATTCTGGTGTTGCATAGAGCTGGAAAGCTAGAGAAGGTTCTGGTTCAAATGGTGGTTGAAGATTCTGTGGACTGTGAAGATGGAGGCAAAGCAGTTGTAAGGGAAATGCAGCCCTTTGAAGTTGAATCCATCATCTCAGGTCTCTTAAAAAGTTGGGTTGATGATAGGTTAAAGAGAGGGAAGGAGAGTCTTCGTAGAGCTAAAGAAACTGAG ACATGGAATCCCAAGTCCAAAACAGAGCCATACGCACAATCAGCAGTGGAGCTAATGAGGTTATGCAAGGAAACTGTGGATGAATTCTTTGATATCCCAATTGGAATTTCTGATGATCTTCTGCAAGATGTGTCCGATGGCATAGAACTTCTCTTCCAAGACTATGCTAACTTTGTTGCATCATGTG GGTCAAAGCAAAGCTATATTCCTGCACTTCCCCCTCTAACCAGATGCAATAGAGGCTCAAAATTTCACCAGTTTTGGAGGAAAGCAATGCCTTGCAAATCTGGAACAGAGGATTTGCAGCAAGGAGGAACCACTGAAGGTCTCCATCCACGGCCCTCCACAAGCCGTGGGACACAACGCCTCTACATTAGGCTCAACACTCTTCACTACCTCCTCGCTCACCTCCACTCCTTGGACAAGACCCTCTCCCTCGTCCCTCATTCAAACTCAATGCCCCGCAATGGCTTCTCTGGCAACCGCCGCCACTTTTCCACTACTAGCTCTTCATACTTGGACCTCGCCCGCTCCTCCATTCAAACGGCAACTCAACATGTCTCAGAGGTGGCAGCTTTCCGTCTCATCTTCCTTGATTCAAAATGTGTCTTCTACGAAAGCCTCTATGTGGGTGATGTTGTGAATGCTCGTATACGTCCTGCACTGCGCACACTCAAGCAGAATCTCACACTCTTAGCTGCAATCCTCACTGATCGGGCACAACCCTTGGCACTGAAAGAAGTGATGAGAGCATCTTTTGAGGCCTACCTCATGGTACTTCTCGCAGGGGGAAGTTCTCGGGTCTTCTCTAGGATGGATCATGATATGATTGTAGAGGATTTCGAGAGTCTCAAGCGTATATTTTGCACCTGCGGCGAGGGACTAGTGGCAGAAAATGTGGTGGAGAAGGAGTCAGAGACAGTGGAAGGAGTGGTGGCATTGATGGGTCAGTCAACAGAACAATTGGTGGAGGACTTCAGCATTGTGGCTTGTGAAGCAAGTGGGTTAGGGGTGGTGACTTCAGGGCTGAAGTTGCCAATGCCCCCAACTACAGGGAGGTGGAACAGAGCTGACCCAAATACGATCTTGAGGGTACTGTGCCATAGGAATGACAGCACGGCTAATAGATTCCTGAAGAGGACATTTCAATTGGCAAAGAGGAGATGA
- the LOC122071466 gene encoding protein unc-13 homolog isoform X3 has translation MIVNSSGTPHYCLLIRRKCRMEMGRRADTIIIPLELLRHLKPTEFNDSHEYQFWQKRQFKILEAGLLLYPSIPVERSNSFAKRLRDIIRASETKTIDTGKNSETLRTLCNCVVSIAWRSAKGSPNDACHWADGYPLNIHLYLSLLNCIFDHKDETLVLDEIDELLELIKKTWSTLGINKFIHNVCFTWVLFQQYVLTSQTEPDLLCASLAMLAEVSTDAKRPDRDTMYMKILSSVLMSMQGWAEKKLLDYHENFPKNVLGLMENVLPLALSTARILEEDVANLAAVAVPEKSILGGVDSTGNRVDYYIRSSLRNAFAKILENVNAKAAEVEVEASEALLDLAQGTEDLATKEKETFSPTLKRWHPIAAGVAAVSLHNCYGTVLKQYLTGVTVLTNETILVLHRAGKLEKVLVQMVVEDSVDCEDGGKAVVREMQPFEVESIISGLLKSWVDDRLKRGKESLRRAKETETWNPKSKTEPYAQSAVELMRLCKETVDEFFDIPIGISDDLLQDVSDGIELLFQDYANFVASCGSKQSYIPALPPLTRCNRGSKFHQFWRKAMPCKSGTEDLQQGGTTEGLHPRPSTSRGTQRLYIRLNTLHYLLAHLHSLDKTLSLVPHSNSMPRNGFSGNRRHFSTTSSSYLDLARSSIQTATQHVSEVAAFRLIFLDSKCVFYESLYVGDVVNARIRPALRTLKQNLTLLAAILTDRAQPLALKEVMRASFEAYLMVLLAGGSSRVFSRMDHDMIVEDFESLKRIFCTCGEGLVAENVVEKESETVEGVVALMGQSTEQLVEDFSIVACEASGLGVVTSGLKLPMPPTTGRWNRADPNTILRVLCHRNDSTANRFLKRTFQLAKRR, from the exons ATGATTGTGAATTCGAGTGGCACGCCTCACTATTGTTTGTTAATCCGAAGGAAGTGCCGAATGGAG ATGGGTCGACGAGCAGATACGATAATTATCCCTCTTGAGCTTCTTCGCCATCTGAAGCCAACAGAATTCAATGACTCCCACGAGTACCAGTTTTGGCAGAAGAGACAGTTCAAGATCCTAGAAGCAGGTCTCCTCCTATATCCTTCCATCCCAGTAGAGAGATCCAATTCCTTCGCCAAGCGTCTCCGAGACATCATCCGAGCAAGCGAGACCAAAACCATCGACACCGGCAAGAATTCTGAGACACTACGAACCCTCTGCAATTGCGTGGTCTCAATAGCTTGGCGCAGTGCCAAAGGATCACCTAACGATGCTTGTCACTGGGCTGATGGATATCCCCTCAATATCCATCTCTACCTTTCTCTTCTCAACTGCATCTTCGACCACAAGGATGAAACCCTCGTCCTCGATGAAATTGATGAGTTACTGGAGCTCATCAAGAAGACTTGGTCCACCCTAGGAATCAATAAGTTCATCCACAATGTTTGCTTCACATGGGTTTTATTTCAACAATACGTTTTGACTTCACAAACTGAACCAGACTTATTATGTGCTTCTCTTGCTATGTTGGCTGAAGTATCCACCGATGCCAAGAGGCCTGATCGAGATACTATGTATATGAAGATTTTGTCATCTGTGTTGATGTCGATGCAAGGATGGGCAGAGAAGAAGCTGTTAGATTATCATGAAAATTTCCCCAAGAATGTACTGGGGTTGATGGAGAATGTTCTTCCTCTGGCACTGTCGACTGCTAGGATTTTGGAAGAAGATGTGGCAAATCTCGCTGCTGTGGCTGTGCCGGAGAAATCCATTCTAGGGGGTGTGGATTCGACAGGGAATCGGGTTGATTATTATATAAGATCGTCCTTGAGGAATGCATTCGCCAAG ATTTTGGAGAATGTGAATGCCAAAGCTGCTGAAGTGGAAGTAGAGGCAAGTGAAGCTCTCCTTGATCTGGCTCAGGGAACAGAAGATTTAGCAACAAAGGAGAAGGAGACCTTCAGTCCCACTCTCAAGAGGTGGCACCCCATTGCAGCTGGAGTTGCTGCAGTGAGCCTCCATAATTGCTATGGTACGGTGTTGAAGCAATACTTGACAGGGGTAACCGTGCTCACCAATGAGACAATTCTGGTGTTGCATAGAGCTGGAAAGCTAGAGAAGGTTCTGGTTCAAATGGTGGTTGAAGATTCTGTGGACTGTGAAGATGGAGGCAAAGCAGTTGTAAGGGAAATGCAGCCCTTTGAAGTTGAATCCATCATCTCAGGTCTCTTAAAAAGTTGGGTTGATGATAGGTTAAAGAGAGGGAAGGAGAGTCTTCGTAGAGCTAAAGAAACTGAG ACATGGAATCCCAAGTCCAAAACAGAGCCATACGCACAATCAGCAGTGGAGCTAATGAGGTTATGCAAGGAAACTGTGGATGAATTCTTTGATATCCCAATTGGAATTTCTGATGATCTTCTGCAAGATGTGTCCGATGGCATAGAACTTCTCTTCCAAGACTATGCTAACTTTGTTGCATCATGTG GGTCAAAGCAAAGCTATATTCCTGCACTTCCCCCTCTAACCAGATGCAATAGAGGCTCAAAATTTCACCAGTTTTGGAGGAAAGCAATGCCTTGCAAATCTGGAACAGAGGATTTGCAGCAAGGAGGAACCACTGAAGGTCTCCATCCACGGCCCTCCACAAGCCGTGGGACACAACGCCTCTACATTAGGCTCAACACTCTTCACTACCTCCTCGCTCACCTCCACTCCTTGGACAAGACCCTCTCCCTCGTCCCTCATTCAAACTCAATGCCCCGCAATGGCTTCTCTGGCAACCGCCGCCACTTTTCCACTACTAGCTCTTCATACTTGGACCTCGCCCGCTCCTCCATTCAAACGGCAACTCAACATGTCTCAGAGGTGGCAGCTTTCCGTCTCATCTTCCTTGATTCAAAATGTGTCTTCTACGAAAGCCTCTATGTGGGTGATGTTGTGAATGCTCGTATACGTCCTGCACTGCGCACACTCAAGCAGAATCTCACACTCTTAGCTGCAATCCTCACTGATCGGGCACAACCCTTGGCACTGAAAGAAGTGATGAGAGCATCTTTTGAGGCCTACCTCATGGTACTTCTCGCAGGGGGAAGTTCTCGGGTCTTCTCTAGGATGGATCATGATATGATTGTAGAGGATTTCGAGAGTCTCAAGCGTATATTTTGCACCTGCGGCGAGGGACTAGTGGCAGAAAATGTGGTGGAGAAGGAGTCAGAGACAGTGGAAGGAGTGGTGGCATTGATGGGTCAGTCAACAGAACAATTGGTGGAGGACTTCAGCATTGTGGCTTGTGAAGCAAGTGGGTTAGGGGTGGTGACTTCAGGGCTGAAGTTGCCAATGCCCCCAACTACAGGGAGGTGGAACAGAGCTGACCCAAATACGATCTTGAGGGTACTGTGCCATAGGAATGACAGCACGGCTAATAGATTCCTGAAGAGGACATTTCAATTGGCAAAGAGGAGATGA